One stretch of Cedecea neteri DNA includes these proteins:
- the gstA gene encoding glutathione transferase GstA encodes MKLYFKPGACSLSPHIILRESGLDFSLVKVDLATKRTENGDDFLAINPKGQVPALVLDDGSLLTEGVAIVQYLADKVPDRQLLAPAGSMTRYHTLEWLNYVATELHKGFSPLFNPATPEEFKAVVRKQLEKKFQYVNEELKDKQWLMGSRFTVVDAYLFTVLRWAYGLKLDLAGLTNIEAYVERMKARPAVSAALTAEGI; translated from the coding sequence ATGAAACTGTATTTCAAGCCCGGTGCCTGTTCCCTCTCCCCGCACATTATCCTGCGTGAGTCAGGTCTGGACTTTTCACTGGTAAAAGTTGACCTGGCGACCAAACGCACCGAAAACGGTGACGATTTCCTCGCCATTAACCCGAAAGGCCAGGTGCCTGCGCTGGTGCTGGATGACGGCTCTTTGCTGACCGAGGGCGTGGCTATCGTCCAGTATCTGGCAGATAAGGTTCCCGACCGCCAGCTGCTGGCACCGGCGGGCAGCATGACCCGCTACCACACGCTGGAGTGGCTGAACTATGTGGCGACCGAGCTGCATAAAGGCTTTTCTCCGCTGTTCAACCCGGCTACGCCAGAAGAGTTCAAGGCCGTGGTTCGCAAACAGCTGGAGAAGAAATTCCAGTACGTGAACGAAGAGCTGAAGGACAAACAGTGGCTGATGGGCTCGCGCTTCACGGTGGTAGATGCCTACCTGTTCACCGTGCTGCGCTGGGCGTACGGCCTGAAGCTGGATCTGGCTGGCCTGACGAATATCGAAGCCTATGTTGAACGCATGAAGGCGCGCCCGGCAGTTTCTGCGGCGCTGACCGCCGAAGGGATTTAA
- the pdxY gene encoding pyridoxal kinase PdxY, which produces MKNILAIQSHVVFGHAGNSAAEFPMRRLGANVWPLNTVQFSNHTQYGKWTGSVMPASHLSEIVQGIADIGQLQRCDAVLSGYLGSAEQGEHILSIVRQVKAANPNAKYFCDPVMGHPEKGCIVAPGVAEYHTRYAMPASDIIAPNLIELEILSGHSVNNVAEAVATARELIAQGPEIVLVKHLARAGYQQDRFEMLLVTAEEAWHIHRPLVDFGERQPVGVGDVTSGLLLVKLLQGATLREALEHVTAAVYDIMIVTKRMAEYELQLVAAQDGIAKPEHYFTAVKL; this is translated from the coding sequence ATGAAAAACATTCTTGCTATCCAGTCCCATGTGGTATTTGGTCATGCCGGCAACAGCGCCGCCGAATTCCCGATGCGCCGCCTGGGCGCTAACGTCTGGCCGCTGAACACGGTGCAGTTCTCTAACCACACTCAGTACGGGAAATGGACCGGCAGCGTAATGCCCGCCAGCCACCTGAGCGAGATTGTGCAGGGGATTGCGGATATAGGGCAGCTGCAGCGTTGTGACGCGGTGCTGAGTGGTTATCTGGGCTCGGCGGAGCAGGGCGAACATATTCTCTCTATCGTGCGTCAGGTGAAGGCGGCTAACCCGAACGCCAAATACTTCTGTGACCCGGTGATGGGCCATCCGGAAAAAGGCTGCATCGTGGCGCCTGGCGTGGCGGAATACCACACGCGCTACGCCATGCCTGCCAGCGATATCATCGCGCCGAACCTGATTGAGCTGGAAATTCTGAGCGGCCACAGCGTGAACAACGTGGCCGAGGCCGTCGCGACGGCCCGCGAGCTTATCGCTCAGGGGCCAGAAATCGTGCTGGTGAAACACCTGGCCCGGGCGGGCTATCAGCAGGATCGTTTTGAAATGCTGCTGGTGACGGCTGAAGAGGCGTGGCACATTCATCGCCCGCTGGTGGACTTCGGCGAACGTCAGCCGGTTGGCGTAGGCGATGTGACCAGCGGCCTGCTGCTGGTTAAGCTGCTGCAGGGTGCGACGCTGCGTGAAGCGCTGGAGCACGTCACGGCGGCGGTGTACGACATCATGATCGTCACCAAACGCATGGCGGAATACGAGCTCCAGCTCGTTGCCGCTCAGGACGGCATCGCCAAACCTGAGCATTACTTCACCGCGGTGAAGCTCTGA
- the tyrS gene encoding tyrosine--tRNA ligase, with protein MSNINLIKQLQERGLVAQVTDEDALAERLAQGPIALYCGFDPTADSLHLGHLVPLLCLKRFQEAGHKPVALVGGATGLIGDPSFKAVERKLNTEDTVQEWVEKIRRQVAPFLDFDCGENSAVAANNYDWFGGMNVLTFLRDIGKHFSVNQMINKEAVKQRLNRDDVGISFTEFSYNLLQGYDFACLNKLHGVVLQIGGSDQWGNITSGIDLTRRLHQQQAFGLTVPLITKSDGTKFGKTEGGAVWLDPKKTSPYKFYQFWINTADADVYRFLKFFTFMDIAEINALEEEDKNSGAAPRAQYVLAEQVTRLVHGEEGLTAAKRITASLFNGNLSDLSEADFEQLAQDGVPMVEIERGADLQQALVDSELQPSRGQARKTISQNAITINGEKQSDPEYTFTEGDILFNRYTLLRRGKKNYCLVCWK; from the coding sequence ATGTCGAACATCAATTTGATAAAACAATTGCAAGAGCGGGGCCTGGTGGCCCAGGTGACGGATGAGGATGCGTTAGCAGAGCGACTGGCGCAGGGGCCAATTGCACTCTATTGCGGCTTCGATCCTACCGCCGACAGCTTGCATTTGGGCCATCTGGTTCCGCTGCTGTGCCTGAAACGCTTTCAGGAAGCAGGCCACAAGCCGGTTGCCCTCGTGGGCGGCGCGACCGGTCTTATCGGCGATCCAAGCTTTAAAGCCGTTGAGCGCAAACTGAACACCGAAGATACCGTGCAGGAGTGGGTGGAAAAAATTCGCCGCCAGGTTGCGCCGTTCCTCGACTTTGACTGCGGTGAAAACTCCGCCGTCGCGGCTAACAACTATGACTGGTTTGGCGGCATGAACGTGCTGACCTTCCTGCGCGACATCGGCAAACACTTCTCTGTTAACCAGATGATTAACAAAGAGGCCGTAAAACAGCGCCTGAACCGTGATGATGTGGGGATTTCCTTTACCGAGTTCTCCTACAACCTGCTGCAGGGCTACGATTTTGCCTGCCTGAATAAACTGCACGGCGTGGTGCTGCAGATTGGCGGTTCCGATCAGTGGGGCAACATTACCTCCGGTATCGACCTGACCCGTCGTCTGCACCAGCAGCAGGCTTTCGGCCTGACCGTGCCGCTGATCACTAAATCTGACGGCACCAAGTTCGGAAAAACCGAAGGTGGCGCGGTCTGGCTCGATCCGAAGAAAACCAGCCCGTACAAATTCTACCAGTTCTGGATAAACACCGCGGACGCCGACGTTTATCGCTTCCTGAAGTTCTTCACCTTTATGGACATTGCGGAAATCAATGCCCTGGAAGAAGAAGACAAGAACAGCGGCGCTGCGCCTCGTGCTCAGTACGTGCTGGCAGAGCAGGTGACTCGTCTGGTTCACGGCGAAGAAGGCCTGACCGCCGCCAAACGTATTACCGCCAGCCTGTTTAACGGCAACCTGAGCGACCTGAGCGAAGCAGACTTCGAACAGCTGGCTCAGGACGGCGTCCCGATGGTTGAAATTGAACGCGGTGCCGACCTGCAACAGGCGCTGGTGGACTCCGAGCTGCAGCCATCCCGTGGCCAGGCCCGTAAAACCATCTCTCAGAATGCCATTACCATTAACGGTGAAAAACAGTCTGACCCGGAATACACCTTCACCGAAGGCGATATTCTCTTTAACCGTTACACCCTGCTGCGTCGCGGTAAAAAGAACTACTGCCTCGTCTGCTGGAAATAA